The Exiguobacterium acetylicum genome includes a window with the following:
- a CDS encoding class I SAM-dependent methyltransferase has translation MLDFLKEALHAPLRVGAVAPSSPRLAEMMARRAVADRPRQILEVGAGDGAITKALLAARSPETHLLICERSETFRPALEQLLAHETNVTLFIGDVQGLSNSWSGQIDVIVSGLPFASFPATLRHDLLAQFQTLLRPGGHFIAFQYTRFQFKMFRDYFQEHSYSHTLYNLPPAYVYEGVQQEEMNHAYPFDRR, from the coding sequence ATGTTAGATTTCTTAAAAGAAGCACTTCACGCACCACTACGCGTAGGAGCCGTCGCACCGAGTAGTCCACGTCTTGCCGAGATGATGGCACGGCGCGCCGTCGCCGATCGTCCACGTCAGATTCTTGAAGTCGGAGCCGGTGACGGTGCGATTACAAAAGCCTTACTGGCAGCTCGTTCACCGGAGACGCATCTCTTAATTTGCGAACGGAGCGAAACGTTCCGTCCGGCACTCGAGCAGTTGCTTGCTCATGAAACGAATGTCACCCTCTTCATTGGTGATGTTCAAGGATTATCCAACTCGTGGAGCGGACAGATCGACGTCATCGTCAGTGGTCTCCCGTTTGCGTCGTTTCCGGCAACATTACGGCATGACTTATTAGCACAGTTCCAAACGTTACTACGACCAGGCGGTCACTTCATCGCCTTTCAATACACCCGGTTCCAGTTCAAGATGTTCCGGGATTATTTCCAAGAACACAGTTATTCGCACACACTTTACAATCTGCCTCCTGCTTACGTTTATGAAGGAGTGCAACAGGAGGAAATGAATCATGCCTACCCTTTTGATCGTCGATGA
- a CDS encoding copper resistance CopC family protein, whose amino-acid sequence MRIIRLALLFLICLLPVSVEAHTSLKSSNPAEGVTLSEPVERIRLTFSEAVEKTSTLRLVDAKGVEQSLAKPLIIGNELSAVVSNPLAEGKYTIEWASISDDGHPVKGTIRFTVLGGEKTETKTVEKAEPMETKASVVPEAEPVSKGLVPTLLPWIVGGLLVSIIVLVLLRRRSA is encoded by the coding sequence ATGCGCATCATCCGACTTGCACTTCTATTTCTGATTTGTCTGTTGCCTGTCTCGGTCGAAGCACACACGAGCTTAAAAAGTTCGAATCCGGCAGAAGGGGTCACATTATCTGAGCCAGTTGAGCGGATTCGCTTGACGTTCAGTGAAGCCGTTGAGAAAACGAGTACTTTGCGATTAGTAGACGCGAAGGGTGTCGAACAGTCGCTTGCAAAACCACTTATTATCGGAAATGAACTCAGTGCCGTCGTCTCGAATCCTTTAGCTGAAGGAAAATATACGATCGAGTGGGCGTCGATTTCTGATGATGGTCATCCGGTCAAAGGGACGATTCGTTTTACAGTACTGGGTGGGGAAAAAACTGAAACGAAGACAGTCGAAAAGGCAGAGCCGATGGAAACGAAAGCATCGGTCGTGCCGGAAGCCGAGCCTGTTTCAAAAGGACTCGTTCCAACACTGCTTCCTTGGATTGTCGGGGGGTTACTCGTTAGCATCATTGTACTTGTTCTGTTACGTCGTCGTTCAGCATGA
- a CDS encoding CopD family protein yields the protein MSAFIGELLVYLGGAIWMGYLVLRFISTERKPMIIDGTRWAVVGLGMLVLGTSIPVIGAVRFLHSTQTMTEALRTGLLDLHIGRMFLVVYFSALLLLLVLAWRKQLSVILAVVTIPLWVGIAGTSHAAAKYGALGWTLQFSHFLCVTAWIGVVFWLAIGARSTEHWSAFLSWFSPFARIAFTGVILSGVLLMQLAIPLERYTNLWGVPYGQALLLKHILLLPLLFYAFCNGTLVRRRLRFDSAYDPRPLLRMESIILVLLFIASASLSRLEQPTLAQLPVSAPAGDGWILMIGIVTLPLLVLGYRRHAIGVLLSLFSVSLIYLGLLATG from the coding sequence ATGAGTGCGTTTATTGGGGAACTGCTCGTCTATCTAGGTGGCGCGATTTGGATGGGATATCTCGTCCTACGCTTTATTTCGACAGAACGTAAGCCAATGATCATAGACGGAACACGGTGGGCGGTAGTGGGACTCGGGATGCTTGTTCTTGGAACGAGTATCCCAGTCATCGGTGCCGTTCGTTTTCTACATTCGACGCAAACGATGACAGAGGCTCTACGGACAGGACTACTAGATTTGCATATTGGTCGGATGTTTCTTGTCGTTTACTTTTCTGCTTTACTTTTACTACTCGTACTTGCTTGGCGAAAACAGTTGTCCGTCATATTAGCGGTCGTGACGATACCACTATGGGTTGGCATCGCAGGAACGAGTCATGCTGCGGCCAAATACGGTGCGCTCGGGTGGACGCTTCAATTTAGTCATTTTCTATGTGTGACAGCTTGGATTGGTGTCGTCTTTTGGTTAGCGATCGGTGCTCGCTCGACCGAGCATTGGTCTGCTTTTTTAAGTTGGTTCAGTCCGTTCGCCCGGATTGCCTTTACTGGTGTCATCCTTTCAGGTGTGTTACTGATGCAACTGGCGATTCCGCTAGAACGCTATACGAATCTATGGGGCGTACCATATGGACAAGCGTTGTTACTGAAGCACATTTTATTGTTACCGCTTTTGTTCTACGCCTTTTGTAATGGCACGCTCGTTCGGCGGCGATTGCGTTTCGACTCGGCGTACGATCCACGCCCGTTACTTCGGATGGAGAGTATCATTTTAGTATTGCTGTTCATAGCGAGTGCATCACTTAGTCGACTGGAGCAACCGACGTTAGCGCAACTGCCGGTCAGTGCTCCAGCAGGAGACGGATGGATTTTGATGATCGGCATCGTCACTTTGCCGCTACTCGTACTTGGGTACCGTCGCCATGCGATTGGCGTCTTGCTTAGCTTGTTCAGTGTCAGTCTGATTTATCTCGGACTGCTGGCAACGGGATGA
- a CDS encoding copper amine oxidase, which yields MKMKKSYLAVPLSAALLIPAAGVSAHGHEDHSKMSHSSGKVSLDVSSPASDLRATLDQILSEHAYLAVVAMQKGIDGKEDFEQAAGALNQNTDDLAAAVGSVYGEEAGAAFKEIWASHIGYFVDYVKATGAKDEDAKQKALKELDEYRVEQAAFLDKATEGRLKAADLEAGLKVHITQLLTSFDSYVAGDYDAAYSNLRKAIEHMYMVGEGLSGAIVDQYPDKFKNTKVDTPAADLRAGLNRNFSEHAALAVLAMQKGIDGAKDFDAAAGALNQNTDDLTASIGSVYGSEAAQQFKKIWSSHIGYFVDYVKATGAKDDQARDMAVKELDEYRVEQAAFLDAATEGRLKAKDLEEGLKVHIDQLLLAFNSYNEKDYDKTYPAIREAYAHMYGVGEGTATAIVDQFPDKFKGAPGMPNTGLGGMQEASSTTGIVWSLLGIAAASILGFFALRRRPQQ from the coding sequence ATGAAGATGAAAAAGTCGTATCTCGCTGTTCCGCTTAGTGCCGCATTGTTGATTCCAGCAGCAGGTGTCAGTGCACATGGTCATGAGGACCATAGTAAGATGTCTCACAGTTCAGGAAAAGTCTCATTGGATGTCTCATCTCCAGCATCGGATCTACGAGCGACACTCGATCAAATTTTATCTGAACACGCGTATCTCGCAGTCGTCGCGATGCAAAAAGGAATTGATGGAAAAGAAGATTTTGAGCAAGCAGCCGGTGCGTTGAATCAAAATACGGATGATTTAGCGGCAGCTGTTGGTTCCGTCTACGGGGAAGAAGCAGGCGCTGCCTTTAAAGAAATCTGGGCTAGCCATATCGGTTACTTCGTCGATTACGTCAAAGCGACTGGTGCCAAGGACGAAGACGCTAAGCAAAAAGCATTAAAAGAGCTCGATGAGTACCGCGTCGAACAGGCTGCTTTCCTTGATAAAGCAACGGAAGGACGTCTAAAGGCTGCAGATCTCGAAGCCGGACTTAAAGTCCATATCACACAACTGTTAACATCGTTTGATAGCTATGTAGCAGGCGATTATGATGCTGCCTATAGCAACCTGCGTAAAGCGATCGAGCATATGTATATGGTCGGTGAAGGATTGTCTGGTGCAATCGTTGATCAGTACCCAGATAAATTTAAAAATACGAAAGTCGATACCCCAGCAGCAGACCTTCGTGCCGGACTGAACCGAAACTTCTCCGAACACGCAGCACTTGCGGTACTTGCGATGCAAAAAGGGATTGACGGTGCAAAAGACTTTGACGCGGCAGCCGGTGCCTTGAATCAAAATACGGATGACCTGACTGCTTCAATCGGTTCTGTTTACGGTAGTGAAGCAGCGCAACAATTTAAAAAGATTTGGTCGAGCCACATTGGCTACTTCGTCGACTATGTCAAAGCAACAGGTGCGAAAGATGATCAAGCACGCGACATGGCTGTGAAGGAACTTGATGAGTACCGTGTCGAACAGGCAGCATTCCTCGATGCAGCAACAGAAGGTCGCTTAAAAGCAAAAGATTTGGAAGAAGGACTGAAGGTCCACATCGACCAACTCTTACTTGCCTTCAACAGCTACAATGAAAAAGATTACGACAAAACGTACCCAGCGATTCGCGAAGCGTACGCGCATATGTACGGCGTAGGGGAAGGAACAGCGACAGCCATCGTCGATCAGTTCCCGGATAAATTCAAAGGTGCGCCTGGAATGCCGAACACAGGTCTCGGTGGTATGCAAGAAGCATCATCGACAACAGGTATCGTTTGGTCACTGCTTGGTATCGCAGCAGCATCGATCCTTGGATTCTTCGCACTCCGTCGTCGCCCGCAACAATAA
- a CDS encoding DNA alkylation repair protein: MSLIKDVFSPSWLDRLGEAVDVPDFRKRVEREDWDDLAFKQRVRRIAETLESVLPPFPDSIGELERLAPQFTGLPGIVFPEYVERTATLTDWTLALETLVKLTPYSTSEFAVRRFLLADQERYLEQALMWTTSDDEHVRRLASEGTRPRLPWGQAIPRLIADPRPALPILDALLQDPSLYVRKSVANHLNDISKTHPEYLIERIERHLGTDPNTDWILRHASRTLLKRGNPEVLQLFGHVTQGDVTVEDLSVSPVTIGQELQFSFQVNSSVEQRLRLEYAIDYVKQRGTSRKVFQLREREVKGILQVERRQSFRNMTTRVHYPGTHTLTILINGEAYATATFEVEEES; encoded by the coding sequence ATGAGTTTGATTAAAGATGTTTTTTCACCGAGTTGGCTCGATCGCTTAGGAGAAGCGGTCGATGTACCAGATTTTCGTAAGCGAGTTGAACGGGAGGACTGGGACGATCTTGCGTTTAAACAACGCGTCCGTCGTATTGCGGAGACGCTGGAATCCGTCCTGCCACCGTTTCCGGACTCGATCGGGGAGCTAGAGCGGCTTGCACCGCAGTTTACCGGGCTACCGGGTATTGTTTTTCCAGAGTATGTCGAACGGACCGCAACACTTACTGACTGGACGCTCGCGTTAGAAACACTCGTCAAGTTGACGCCGTATTCGACGTCGGAGTTCGCTGTCCGGCGTTTTCTACTCGCTGATCAAGAGCGTTATCTCGAGCAAGCACTCATGTGGACAACATCAGACGATGAACATGTCCGGCGCTTAGCATCCGAAGGGACACGACCGCGTCTGCCATGGGGACAAGCGATTCCGCGTCTGATTGCTGATCCGCGACCGGCGTTACCGATTCTTGATGCGTTACTACAGGATCCGTCACTCTACGTCCGAAAAAGTGTCGCTAATCACTTGAATGATATTTCAAAGACGCATCCGGAATACCTAATCGAGCGGATTGAACGTCACTTAGGAACAGATCCGAATACGGATTGGATTTTACGTCATGCTTCGAGAACGTTACTGAAGCGTGGAAATCCAGAAGTGCTGCAGTTATTCGGGCACGTGACGCAAGGGGACGTGACAGTGGAAGATTTGAGCGTCTCGCCAGTGACGATTGGTCAAGAGTTACAGTTTTCGTTTCAAGTAAACAGTTCCGTTGAACAACGTCTGCGTCTTGAGTACGCGATTGATTATGTCAAACAACGTGGAACAAGTCGGAAGGTGTTTCAACTGCGGGAGCGGGAAGTCAAAGGTATCTTACAAGTCGAACGACGCCAATCGTTTCGGAACATGACGACGCGCGTCCATTATCCTGGTACACATACATTGACGATTTTGATTAACGGAGAGGCTTACGCGACAGCAACGTTTGAGGTCGAGGAGGAGAGCTGA
- a CDS encoding bifunctional transcriptional activator/DNA repair enzyme AdaA — translation MEHHTYYEALVRRDATYEGTFFVGVKTTGIFCRPTCPARKPKAENCEFFETAQEALLASYRPCRRCHPLAYPGDHGTIQRLIEAVEAEPDKRFKEADFRALGLDESTARRQFKKRFGMTFVAYARARRMGLAMKEIRTGKPVIEGQLTGGYESSSGFREASTRILGEAPSRFNGQVLRAKWLDTPLGSMLAIADEQQLHLLEFVDRRGLEREIEQLRQKARAVIVPGESPIFGQIEAELRRYFKGESVAFQTPLMRYGTPFQRRVWEELDRIPSGETISYQELAIRIGQPTAVRAVARANGANQLAIIIPCHRVIRTNGDLGGYAGGLARKETLLKLERTKRGLDVG, via the coding sequence ATGGAACATCATACGTATTATGAAGCACTCGTTCGACGTGACGCGACGTACGAAGGGACGTTTTTCGTTGGGGTCAAGACGACGGGGATCTTTTGCCGTCCGACGTGTCCAGCGCGAAAACCGAAAGCGGAGAACTGCGAGTTTTTCGAGACGGCGCAAGAGGCACTGCTTGCTTCTTATCGACCGTGCAGGCGGTGTCATCCGCTTGCTTATCCAGGCGATCATGGTACGATTCAACGCTTGATTGAAGCGGTTGAGGCGGAACCAGACAAACGCTTTAAGGAAGCGGATTTCCGAGCACTTGGTTTAGATGAATCAACGGCACGTCGTCAGTTCAAGAAGCGGTTCGGAATGACATTTGTCGCCTACGCCCGGGCAAGACGGATGGGTCTTGCGATGAAGGAGATTCGGACGGGGAAACCGGTCATTGAAGGACAGTTAACTGGTGGTTATGAATCTAGTAGCGGCTTTCGCGAAGCTTCAACACGGATACTCGGGGAGGCACCGTCTCGTTTTAATGGACAGGTCTTGCGTGCGAAATGGCTCGATACGCCGCTCGGTTCGATGCTTGCGATTGCCGATGAACAGCAGTTGCATCTCCTTGAATTCGTCGATCGACGCGGACTCGAACGAGAAATCGAACAATTGCGTCAAAAAGCACGTGCCGTCATCGTTCCGGGGGAGTCACCCATCTTTGGACAGATTGAAGCGGAGCTCCGTCGTTACTTCAAAGGCGAATCAGTGGCGTTTCAGACGCCACTGATGCGGTACGGAACGCCCTTTCAACGCCGCGTCTGGGAGGAACTCGATCGGATTCCAAGTGGCGAGACAATCTCGTATCAAGAACTGGCGATCCGGATCGGTCAACCAACAGCCGTCCGTGCTGTCGCACGGGCAAACGGAGCAAACCAACTAGCGATCATCATTCCATGTCATCGGGTCATTCGAACGAATGGGGATTTAGGTGGATACGCAGGTGGACTTGCACGCAAGGAAACATTGCTCAAACTGGAGCGTACAAAGAGAGGACTGGATGTAGGATGA
- a CDS encoding acyltransferase family protein yields MKSSSRSITYMPGLDGLRAFAVLSVILYHLSVSFFSGGFLGVDLFFVLSGYLITGLLLREWQTTGRLDLKRFWIHRFRRLFPALFVMLLLVLGYVTVFERELLHTVRQDSAFALIYGTNWWYIFHDVSYFESFGKPSPIQNLWSLAIEEQFYLLFPILLWFGMKNRRLFLQLIGVAIGASVLAMAIQFTPGEDPSRVYYGTDTRLFALLIGSLLAFAWQPTRFKLDIPKRGVRLLNQTGAVTLPLLLLLMVVTSEFGSFLYRGGFFLVAVLAALLIAVIAHPASVWSRWFAHPSLVAIGKRSYGLYLWHFPVITLMTPVEQIGTFSLLRTVLIVVVLVALTEASYRFIERPIRQHGLSGYLKRLSLHPRQLRQFSTIQWTSVAVLTLLVVSFIGNLSILAVSDTPKPEPAFHKVAAPKEKPKPVLKPTTPKAKPDQRKICRPTLAIGDSVLLGVEDYLGSTLKQLTIDAKLGRQLREAIPLSKQYAAYNQHGRQVILHLGTNGSFREDQLNTLLDQFANADQIYLVTARVPRPWEAEVNQMLREASKRKRVSLIDWHALAVKHPSYFEKDGVHLNIKGARAYSKILAKATNCAVSSK; encoded by the coding sequence ATGAAATCCTCGTCTCGTTCGATTACATATATGCCAGGGCTTGATGGCTTACGCGCCTTCGCTGTCCTGTCTGTCATTCTCTACCACCTATCCGTCTCTTTCTTCTCTGGTGGTTTCCTCGGTGTTGATCTCTTTTTCGTCCTATCCGGTTACCTGATTACTGGTCTCTTGTTACGCGAGTGGCAAACGACCGGTCGCCTTGATTTGAAACGGTTTTGGATCCATCGTTTCCGTCGCCTGTTCCCAGCCCTATTCGTCATGCTGTTGCTCGTTCTCGGGTACGTGACCGTCTTTGAACGCGAGCTGTTACATACGGTCCGCCAAGACAGTGCCTTTGCCCTCATTTACGGAACGAACTGGTGGTATATCTTCCATGACGTCTCGTATTTCGAGTCGTTCGGTAAACCGTCACCGATTCAAAACCTGTGGTCACTCGCAATCGAAGAGCAGTTTTATCTGCTTTTCCCGATTCTACTTTGGTTCGGCATGAAAAATCGGCGTCTGTTCCTTCAATTGATCGGCGTCGCGATTGGCGCATCCGTTCTCGCGATGGCGATCCAGTTCACACCCGGTGAAGATCCAAGTCGTGTCTACTACGGCACGGATACCCGGTTATTCGCCTTGTTAATCGGGAGTCTGCTTGCGTTCGCATGGCAACCGACGCGCTTTAAGCTCGATATTCCAAAACGCGGTGTCCGGTTGTTGAATCAAACAGGTGCTGTTACGTTGCCCCTATTACTTTTACTGATGGTCGTCACGAGTGAGTTCGGAAGCTTTTTATATCGCGGTGGCTTTTTCCTTGTCGCCGTCCTTGCTGCACTATTGATTGCTGTGATTGCCCATCCGGCGTCGGTTTGGAGTCGTTGGTTTGCGCATCCATCACTTGTTGCGATCGGCAAGCGGTCCTACGGTTTATACTTATGGCATTTTCCCGTCATCACGCTGATGACACCAGTCGAGCAGATCGGAACGTTCTCATTGCTTCGGACTGTATTGATCGTCGTTGTACTTGTTGCGTTAACAGAAGCATCGTACCGCTTCATCGAACGTCCGATCCGCCAGCATGGACTATCTGGTTACTTGAAGCGTTTATCGCTACATCCGCGTCAGTTACGTCAGTTTTCAACGATACAATGGACGAGTGTTGCCGTATTGACGCTCCTCGTCGTCAGCTTCATTGGTAACTTATCGATTCTCGCTGTTTCCGATACACCGAAGCCAGAACCTGCCTTCCACAAGGTAGCGGCGCCAAAAGAAAAACCGAAACCGGTCCTCAAACCGACGACACCAAAAGCAAAACCTGATCAACGAAAAATCTGTCGACCAACGCTTGCAATCGGTGACTCCGTCCTGCTCGGTGTCGAGGATTATCTCGGCAGTACACTCAAACAACTGACGATCGATGCAAAACTCGGACGGCAACTACGAGAAGCGATTCCGCTCAGTAAGCAGTATGCGGCGTACAATCAGCATGGACGCCAAGTCATCCTTCATCTCGGAACGAATGGTAGCTTCCGGGAGGATCAGTTGAACACGTTACTTGATCAATTCGCAAATGCCGATCAAATCTATCTCGTGACAGCACGGGTGCCACGCCCGTGGGAAGCAGAAGTCAATCAGATGTTACGTGAGGCATCGAAACGAAAACGTGTTTCGCTCATCGACTGGCATGCCCTTGCCGTCAAACATCCGTCTTACTTCGAAAAAGATGGTGTGCATTTGAATATCAAGGGAGCACGTGCCTATTCGAAGATTCTCGCAAAAGCAACGAATTGCGCTGTTTCAAGTAAATAA
- a CDS encoding sensor histidine kinase: protein MRRIKLTVWMLVLLLLAAFLSTALSWFLASQLPLGGKTVPRYYYTTEEDTVSAVKEDITRYQNGQTPTGPYEWAVYDANGRRINASDKYPKDLTPSRLLAEQTPTEREPSDTGKVRTLHHIEAINLGTSEPGYFLTVQTDKPTLNEYQVGNSNAFFILQVVLFILFLLLLTRWIAGLFRELERRLERLTVEPPPTDPLPPVKGPKEFKLFAQSIERIEQELRTLRVRDQERFVEQLRLITSLSHDLRTPLTSIQGFIQWLTEKHETLSATERTELLAIVTRQSETLASRIDELFTLAKLSNTDYPVERISLDLMTLTEQVVELFPGTSVSVDGPAHATLFADPMLLRRLLENLMRNATLHGTGDLRITIEEEPEMLQLTCSNAIVKTYTPEELNEWLTPFGTSDASRSSGGSGIGLSIIQQIMARHHGSVQLTSADNCFSVICRFPRHS, encoded by the coding sequence ATGAGACGAATCAAACTGACGGTCTGGATGCTCGTCTTACTACTGCTTGCCGCATTTTTGAGTACAGCACTCTCCTGGTTCCTGGCAAGTCAATTACCGCTTGGTGGGAAAACCGTTCCCCGTTATTACTACACGACGGAAGAAGACACGGTGAGCGCTGTTAAAGAAGACATCACACGCTATCAAAACGGACAAACCCCGACCGGTCCTTATGAGTGGGCGGTATACGATGCGAACGGTCGTCGCATCAACGCTTCCGACAAGTATCCGAAAGACTTAACACCGAGCCGACTGCTCGCTGAGCAAACGCCAACTGAGCGGGAGCCATCAGACACAGGAAAAGTCCGGACATTGCACCATATTGAAGCAATCAACCTTGGAACTAGTGAGCCTGGCTATTTTTTAACTGTTCAGACCGACAAACCGACACTCAATGAATATCAAGTCGGGAATTCGAACGCCTTCTTTATCTTACAAGTCGTCTTGTTCATCCTCTTTTTACTGCTCCTGACACGCTGGATTGCCGGATTGTTCCGGGAACTCGAACGACGGCTTGAACGCTTGACGGTCGAACCGCCGCCGACAGATCCATTGCCGCCGGTCAAAGGACCAAAAGAGTTCAAATTGTTCGCCCAGTCAATCGAACGGATTGAACAGGAACTAAGAACGTTACGCGTTCGCGATCAGGAACGGTTCGTTGAGCAGTTACGTCTGATTACAAGTCTATCGCATGATTTAAGGACTCCGTTGACCTCGATTCAAGGTTTCATCCAGTGGCTGACGGAAAAACACGAGACGTTATCCGCTACGGAACGCACGGAGCTACTTGCAATCGTCACCCGTCAATCGGAGACGCTCGCCTCACGAATCGATGAACTGTTCACACTCGCTAAGTTATCGAATACCGATTATCCAGTCGAACGAATTTCGCTTGATCTCATGACCTTAACGGAACAAGTAGTGGAACTGTTTCCTGGCACTTCTGTTTCTGTCGATGGTCCTGCACACGCGACTCTCTTCGCTGATCCGATGCTCTTACGTCGATTACTTGAGAACTTGATGCGAAATGCAACGCTCCACGGGACGGGTGATCTTCGAATTACAATCGAAGAGGAACCAGAAATGCTTCAATTAACTTGTTCAAATGCGATCGTCAAGACCTATACACCAGAAGAATTAAACGAGTGGTTGACACCGTTCGGAACGTCTGACGCGTCACGCTCTTCCGGCGGTTCCGGTATCGGTCTGTCGATTATTCAACAAATCATGGCGCGTCATCACGGAAGTGTCCAGTTGACTTCAGCAGACAACTGCTTTTCCGTCATCTGTCGTTTTCCACGTCATTCGTAA
- a CDS encoding response regulator transcription factor, which produces MPTLLIVDDEADIRQLLRLYLTNEGYEIIEAENGEEALTILATRPVDAMLLDVMMPVRDGFSTVQAARAAGHTLPVLMLTAKREDMDKIQGLTFGADDYIGKPFNPLEVVARVKALLRRVSQYHVPATASAVQVGPFTLKEDERVIFKYDIPLALTRREFDCLALFLNHPRRVFSADDLYERVWQEEALGSASNAVMVLIHKLRDKIEDVPKEPRYLQTVWGVGYKVEP; this is translated from the coding sequence ATGCCTACCCTTTTGATCGTCGATGACGAGGCGGATATCCGTCAATTGCTTCGACTCTATTTAACAAATGAAGGCTACGAGATCATCGAAGCTGAAAATGGTGAAGAAGCATTAACGATTCTTGCAACGCGTCCGGTTGACGCAATGTTACTCGACGTCATGATGCCGGTTCGTGACGGCTTTTCGACCGTTCAGGCGGCGCGTGCTGCTGGGCATACGTTACCTGTCTTGATGCTAACAGCAAAACGTGAAGATATGGATAAAATTCAAGGGCTGACTTTCGGAGCAGACGATTATATCGGCAAACCGTTTAATCCTCTTGAAGTCGTCGCGCGCGTCAAGGCGTTACTCCGCCGTGTCAGTCAATATCACGTCCCAGCTACAGCTTCAGCCGTTCAGGTCGGTCCATTCACACTTAAAGAAGACGAACGCGTCATCTTTAAATACGATATACCGCTTGCCCTGACCCGCCGTGAATTCGATTGCCTGGCGCTCTTCTTAAATCACCCGCGTCGCGTCTTTTCGGCTGATGATCTGTATGAACGGGTCTGGCAGGAAGAAGCACTCGGTTCCGCGTCGAACGCCGTCATGGTATTGATTCATAAACTGCGTGACAAGATTGAGGATGTCCCGAAAGAGCCGCGCTACCTCCAGACGGTCTGGGGCGTCGGTTATAAGGTCGAGCCATGA
- a CDS encoding MSCRAMM family adhesin SdrC — MKRIVIGAVLASLVVSQAVGPVEAKSKAKKKPVVQADKDKNGIPDAWQKQYHLGYGKQVTTKDHDRDGLTNAQEYQLRLNPTKSDSDRDGIKDGKEDSDRDLLTNQQEYTAHLNPLKKDSDQDGIADDKEDQDQDRLTTREEFIVGTQPLKKDSDRDGIKDSEEDRDQDTLLNEDEFELGSDPTKADSDHDGTRDDQEDTDQDGVQNNQELKRITIKVTDTNKKKFEWRYSTEHQRKELRFKDEIGITNVTTLKDRLLITPSMTEEEVLALVAQALQLPNIKTLQVQVKFYNGQELESEDEHPDDDGSSDDSGDDEGDDDSNDHGDDHGDHGDDD; from the coding sequence ATGAAACGGATTGTCATTGGTGCAGTACTTGCTTCGCTCGTCGTCTCGCAAGCAGTCGGACCTGTTGAAGCAAAAAGTAAAGCGAAGAAGAAACCTGTCGTGCAAGCAGATAAAGACAAAAACGGTATCCCGGATGCGTGGCAAAAACAATATCATTTAGGATATGGAAAACAAGTCACTACAAAAGATCACGATCGTGATGGTTTGACGAATGCTCAAGAGTATCAACTTCGTCTCAATCCAACAAAATCGGATTCCGACCGCGACGGAATTAAGGATGGGAAAGAGGATTCGGACCGCGACTTACTTACGAATCAACAAGAATACACAGCGCATCTGAACCCGTTGAAAAAGGATTCCGATCAAGATGGTATTGCTGACGATAAAGAAGACCAAGATCAGGATCGATTGACGACACGAGAAGAGTTCATCGTGGGTACGCAACCATTGAAAAAGGATTCCGATCGTGATGGCATCAAAGATAGTGAAGAGGACCGCGATCAAGATACACTTTTGAATGAAGATGAATTTGAACTCGGTTCCGATCCGACAAAAGCAGATAGCGATCATGATGGAACACGAGATGATCAGGAAGACACGGATCAAGATGGTGTTCAAAATAATCAAGAACTCAAACGGATCACAATCAAAGTAACAGATACGAATAAGAAAAAGTTCGAGTGGCGCTATAGTACTGAACATCAGCGAAAAGAACTACGCTTTAAGGATGAGATTGGTATCACTAACGTTACGACATTAAAAGACCGTCTGCTCATCACACCATCGATGACAGAAGAAGAAGTATTAGCATTAGTCGCTCAGGCACTTCAATTACCAAACATTAAAACACTACAAGTCCAAGTCAAGTTCTACAATGGACAGGAGCTTGAATCGGAAGATGAACACCCGGATGACGACGGTTCATCGGATGATTCCGGCGATGATGAAGGAGATGACGATTCCAACGATCATGGAGATGATCATGGCGATCACGGTGATGATGA